One stretch of Candidatus Bathyarchaeia archaeon DNA includes these proteins:
- a CDS encoding DUF4432 family protein, which produces MDMSERKQRIYSKVLMDVDSGAYVENWSISGDELGIDGGWRIHKRRLYGGLSDGVDVITVDNGELSFTVVPTRGMGMWRGEFKGEFLGWASPVRYL; this is translated from the coding sequence ATGTCTGAGAGGAAACAGCGCATTTACTCTAAGGTTTTAATGGATGTTGACAGCGGAGCCTATGTGGAGAACTGGAGTATAAGTGGCGATGAGCTTGGAATAGATGGGGGCTGGCGGATACATAAGCGCAGACTCTACGGGGGTCTATCGGATGGGGTTGACGTAATAACCGTCGATAATGGTGAGCTATCTTTTACTGTTGTGCCGACTAGGGGAATGGGCATGTGGAGAGGCGAGTTTAAAGGAGAATTTTTAGGCTGGGCTTCACCGGTGAGATACTTGG